One Bacteroidales bacterium DNA window includes the following coding sequences:
- the rpsM gene encoding 30S ribosomal protein S13: protein MARISGIDIPKNKCGEVALTYIYGIGRSRARHILQKAGVDIQKKVQDWNDQELTSIRTVITENIKVEGELRSEVQMNIKRLMDIGSYRGIRHRLGLPVRGQSTKNNARTRKGRRKTVANKKKAPKG from the coding sequence ATGGCAAGAATTTCAGGTATTGACATACCAAAAAACAAATGCGGCGAAGTTGCCCTGACCTATATCTATGGGATAGGACGAAGCAGGGCCCGTCACATCCTTCAAAAAGCAGGTGTGGATATCCAAAAAAAGGTGCAGGACTGGAATGACCAGGAGCTGACCAGCATCCGTACAGTCATCACCGAAAACATTAAGGTTGAAGGGGAACTGCGTTCCGAGGTACAGATGAACATAAAACGGCTGATGGATATCGGCTCCTACAGGGGCATACGTCATCGTCTCGGACTTCCGGTACGCGGTCAGAGCACCAAGAACAACGCCCGGACACGCAAGGGCAGAAGGAAGACGGTTGCCAATAAGAAAAAGGCTCCTAAAGGTTAA
- the rpmJ gene encoding 50S ribosomal protein L36, producing the protein MKVRTSVKKRSPECKIVRRKGRIYIINKKNPKLKQRQG; encoded by the coding sequence ATGAAAGTAAGGACATCGGTAAAGAAAAGATCTCCTGAATGTAAGATTGTCAGAAGAAAAGGCAGGATTTACATCATTAACAAGAAAAATCCCAAACTGAAACAAAGGCAGGGATAA